The genomic interval TATTTTCCTACCAGCAGAATGTACCTGTccctttgtcttttttaaaaatgctgggTGCGGTGCCTCACACATACAATCCCAGATACTGGGCGTGGGGGGCGGTGGGGCAGAGATCTGTaaaatcacagttcgaagccagcaaaAAGTTAGCTGGCTGTGGTCTCATGCACCtgtcctgttatcccagctacacaggagtcataattaagaggatcacagtccatgcTCTCCCAGGGAATaatgtgagaccttacctgaaaaaataactaaagcaaaaagggcagcgGGTGCAACCCGCAagaggaaggccctgagttcacccagGCTCCACCCAAAAACAGTGCTGTTAGTTGAATGGACATGAATTGTATCTTAAGTTCGCATTTCTTTGATTATGACTGAGGCAGAACATTCTTATACCTGTTGTTCTAACTTTAGTTATTCTTTGTGCTCTCTTGTGAATGATCTTTCATGGCTCTCGGTCTTAATATCTTTCTTCTTGatttatatgaattatttatATGCTAAGGACTTCAATCTTTTGTCATGTTTGTTTCTAACCGGACTAATCCTTTAAGAACAAGTAAGAAATAGCCACAAACTCCCACTGGAGATGTATGCTCCATGTATGCAGGGATAGTGAGCCTTAGAGGAAGAAACCTGAGGAAAGACAGGCCTTCCCATGCCACTGGGTTGGCTTGGCCTTGTGGAAGATGCTAGGTGGAGTAGCAGAAATGAACAGGAGTCTGCTGAGTCCTGTATTACATCCATTGTAATGAATCTGACCCTTGTCTCAAGACAATGGCAAACCATTGGGGAATTTTAAACTAGGAAGTATGTAGCAGGTTTTATCTCCAGCTGCCCCAAAACTCAGAAGCTTTGATCTCCATAGTGGGTTTTCTCATAGTAATATCATCTCCACTACCCTTCATTGGTCactgtcttcctttttaaaacaattaaacaCAATTATTTCACGTACTCTTAGTGCTTATATCAATAGATCCTTCCCTCTAAAGCTCTCACCTACTTGTCTTTTCTTAAGACAGGCCTGGCACTTGAGCTATTTGTAGGAACACTCAAAGCAGTGTTGAGAGATAAGATGCCTTTTTAAGCTTTGATGCCagagacagttttttttttaatgccttttcaaatgaaaaacaacTTAGCTTGGACCAAGTACTTATGGAAGATTGGATAGACCTCTGGAGGAAAAACAGCATAGGACTGAAAACTCACAAACTCTGTGGAGTCAGCTGGATTCAGAAAGaactcagctctgccacttactagacTTGTGATCTTGCCCTAAATTTTTTATAATCTCACTGTGTGAGCATCATGTGAGATAAGGTATACTAGGTATTTACCACAGAACTCTCCACAAGTTATCTGTACCATAAGCTATTATTTTGTTATCCTTTTGGGGCCTCAAAACAGAACTTTAGATGACTGTGGCTTTTCCTGGAGGGTTTTGAAAATATGCATTTGAGGATATAGTTACCTATTTTCCATTGATTATAATCTCTTTAAGGCTCTTTCTTGGtccttcttttaagtttttttcccaACCTTGGAGTTCAGGGttttataagtaaaaatattgACATTGTCTTCTGGTTATTAAATCTCAAATGAGTCTTCTCAATTTTTTATAATCACTACTGGGACATTCAATTCCATTATAATTATCTATGAAATTCAGTTTGTTCACACTTACTATTCAAAGGTTATATACCTTTGCCTTATTTTGAAGGTTAATTTTCTTCTTACATACTTCGTTTCAGCttacttcatttttctatattttaggtTTGAATTTGAGTTTGCATCTACTTTCTGTAATTCAGTGCTAATTTCTATTTGTTCGGCTATATACATACTCTCTTGTGTTGCaatctttgttttgtatttaatttctttgctttttcttaatatatgatttctgggggttttgttttgttttgccgggcaggtgctctactgcttgagccattcctctagccctagattactttttttttggtggtggtactgagtcttgaactgtaccacttgagctacaccttcagccctttttgctttagatattttgcagataggatcttgcatttttacccaggccagcctccgACAATAGTCCTCCTACATACAccttctgggtagctgggattacagacatatgccactgCACCTGACATAAAGTCAACTTCTTGAGGAATAATTTAGatacaataaaatgtgtacattttaaGTGTACGGTTAAGTGTTTTGCCACAGATGACTGTGGAAACACCACCTCAATCAAGAGGAGAACCATTTCATTACCCCCGCAATTCTCAGAGGCCGCTTTGAGTCCACTTTGAATGGCTTCTTTCATATTTCATCTCTTTGAATATATCTCAGACCCTGAGGCCAATAATCTTGTTGTTCTCTGTGTACCCAGCACCTACCATAGCACTGACATAACAAGCCTGTGATAGGTGTTTCTTAAATGAATTCTAATTATGGATTCTGTATCACTACCTTTCACAGCATATTTTAATCTGTGCTGCAAActcttttcattctctcttaGGCAGTTTctcatattttgttattttttcctcattGGTTATTGGTAGCTTTTGAAGGTCTTTGTGATTCTGCTCATAATATTTTGAAGCTAACTGATTCAAtacacatttattgagcaccttctTTGAGCCAAGCATTTTATATACAGTGGTGAACAAGAAACACTAAACACCCTGCTCTGTGGGCTTACATTTTAGTGGGAACTCACATTTATAAGAAGGAAGTTTTCACCTCTCATCTTCACCCTATCCCTACCAGGATGCTTATGACCTTCAAATGGTCTTTGAGCTTTCTCTTTGTAGGCATTGGCATCCATCTGCTTAAACTCTGCACAGATACACATCCTAATCCCAAAGCTAGTGCATTAGTCTGAGCGATAAGAGCTTGAACCAAGATCAGGGCCGAGGGGTTTGAAAAAGTGGAAGGTGATTCAGAAGGGATTTGGAAGGTTGAAATAGTAAGGTCTTGTGATTAGTTGAATATAGGGAGTTGAATAAAGGAATATAGGGATTTGGAATAAATCTCCCAGTGTCTGACTTGGGCAGTTGGCTACACAAAAATGctcctttttttggttgttgggagcaaaaggaaaggaaaatggtgaCTTCAGTTTTGAATATGCTCAGAAGAAGCATCTGtatttttactgaatatttcattGAAATCAAAAAGGCAAGTGGATAATATGGATTTAGACCTCAGAAAAGAGGTCTGGGCTGGAGAAATAGTAGAAAATGTCAGTGGCACGTGTATGACAGTTTACACCAAAATGTCAGTGGCACATATGTGATCGTTGATACCTAGGACACAGACACAATTATTGCAGAGGTCTTATTAAAGAGAGGTTCACATACCAACCTTAGAAAACACAGTATACAAGAGACAACAGAAAAAGATGAGCCCACAGAAAGAAGAGACTAAGAAGACCAAGAGGAGAAGCCTAAACTAACTGTGAAGCCCTCTATCCAGAAAATGTAGATATCTCAGTTAAAAATTTGCAAATGGACTGGaatgttgctcaagtggtagaacacctgtctaacaagtgtgagaccctgagttcaaaccccaatactgcaaaagaaaattattgggctggaggtgtggttcaggtggtagcaCCTGCTTCACTAGCTCAAAGCACTAAGTTCAAAAtctagtaccaccaagaaaaaacaaaagaagaacatGGGGCTGGATTGGATGGAATGTGTAGTTCAGTGGTctagcatgtgcttagcatgcatagaCCTTTGGTTCATTCtccaacaccaaaaagaaaagattgcaAATGATACCTCAGTACAAGATTGCAAATAATTTCTCTCATTAtgaaaaatgtggtatgtatgtatttatttagagatcttgccatgtagcccacaCTTGCCTTAaactgcctcagccttctgagtgctgggattacatgcatcaACCACTACACTTGGGTAAaattgcaatatttttaaaataatttaaaattagtgGTCCAGTTTTAAACCACTGTTGCCCTTTGAGTATTCAGGCTTGAATCTTGTGACTAGATCTCCAGAAGTGAACAGATAGTCACACAAAGACATTCAGCATGGTATAATCAGAtggcatgttttgttttgttttcttggaagcTTGTTTTAGGTTTGGAGAGGTACAAGAAGAGGCATAGGTGTGTTTGCAGGATGAATCAGCAAAGAAGCCAGCATTCGGGATCCTAATGAAGAATAATAAGAATGAGGGACATTTCATTAACTGGTCACATCCCACTTTGGTTGCTAAAGCTGATGTGAGCCTCCTACTTCTGGAGGCTGTTGTTATGGCCTGCATTTGACCCAAAGTGGTTCTGGAAGGAGAGAAGCAATACCTCAGGCACTGAAGAGCTTTCATTACTTCCTGCTGCAAAGCTTTGGAGTGAATGAAAGAACCTCCGAAGTTTTGAATCTTGCAGTAATGAAAAGAGCCAGTTACAAGAACCTGTGAACACTTGAAATCTGCTGGTAGACCAAAGGGTAATAATGGAAGGGGTAGAAAAGGAAAACACCACAGAAGGTGCACTAGGAAACTGCCAGATTTCAGGAGGGTGGAGGGAGAGTGACTTTGGTGGAACAGCATTGTGCTACTCTCCTGTGAGTGCCCACTGCTTCTCCTGTTTGGTCCTGTTGCCCTTTCtcggtttttgttattttgtgtttttgcagtgctggggatttcaTCCGTGGCCtgctaaaatgaagaaattataatGACCTTTAACACTCAGCAGGACTGCACCATGTAAATGTATTTCATTTGTTAAGTATGTTTCATGCCTTATTTCAAATAGCACTTTGAGGATCATATTCACACAAAGCATTATCATGTAGCAGCTGGTCACCCTTTTCATTACAGCATCAGTACATTTTTCTTTGGAAAGTTCTTGCTCAGTGATATGGCCAAGCGGCTGCTTGAGAATGAATGATTTACATTGCTAAccagtaaaaatgaagaaaaaacgcCAGTGATAAAagcaaggcagaggcaggattgaAATAGTTGATGGTTAGCCCTCTCATAAAATACGAGGTTTCACCCATATTTGTGCTCACCTTCACAAAATTGTTATCATTTGATGTAAATTCACATAACTGAGAAATACACTGTTCATGCAATAACATCTTTGTGGTTCTGAGCCAGTGAAATGTCTTCTCCTGCATATTAAATTGTTTCAAGACAGAGGAACAAATAGGAGGGGCACCATTATATCATCATTTCATAGGTGCATCTGGAATTGACACAACCATTGAttgctttaaatgtttttaatccCAAAATCTAGAGCTGCATTTCTTTAGGTAAGGACTTTGGAAAACAGGAGACAAATAAGAATGTAGAACAAAACTTTCTGAACTCTGAACCTTAAACTTGTTGAGTCTGaaactgttttctgattttttaaaactttggagaacttactcagttctcttttttttttttgctattctgGACTAGTCACTCTAAAGAAATCAAGATAGTGATGGCTACTGTAACTCATGTTGTTTTTTCAAAAGCCCATGCTGTGTCCTGAATGCAGTTATGCTGCATAACTGAATGAAGTTAAACCAATGGATAGGATCTGTGATGtagttccagtggtagagtgtaaGCTGTTTACCGGCTGGACCTGGGTGACTGAAGCCATAAAAGAATGGGTGAACTACTGaatcctgctcaatagccactttaatgaagtatactttgctttttataaactccttttataCAGAGAGCATATGGTCaaaaaaagcatgccaagtattacatgtgaaggttacattagtacagggaagcacagttaaaattaactctttgttatgtctcctttaaaatgggaacagagaagcagaagcacaccatcagcataactttcttatttacatctgaaggacacgaagccatctgggaaccttgaatactgtttttctggatgtctggctttctcacaaggccagataccaactcacacaggcaaggtctggtctgagacttttgcctcagttccttggagctttctcacaaggccagatgccaactcacacacacacagtctggtTCCGAggcttttgcctcagttccttggagctttctcacaaggccagataccaactcacacaggcaaggtcccactacTGGCTCCGACAGTAGAGCACAGGCTTAACATgcccaaggccttgggttcaatccctagcaccaaaaaataaagtaaaataaagataattcctGGAGGTCAATTCatgttacaaaaataattttacactTGGGTCTGCTCCTATCATCACAAACAAAAATCCTACCTTGCAACTTTTGGAGTAAGTAGAAGAACAGAAATACTGTGTTATATAAATAGCCGTTAAATTGTGCAAAAAAAGAGCATCAGAATTGATGTGCACTTACTTACATGGCTGCTATCTAAAATCTTGTTAGATTAGCAGTTCCACATAAGAAAACTCTGTGTGCCATATATCTCTTGGGAAAATTTTCTCATATCCCTTTATAAGTAAATGATCCTCATTTAAGTTGCCCGGTAGCTGCTGTAAATAGATTCCCTCTCCAATCACTACAGCCCCTAACATTGATACTGAGCACGCAGAAGCTCCTCAAATTCTCCAGCTGATTCTCAGAGGGTTGAGATTAGAGTCATTCTGAAAGGCAGGTTCCTAAACTCTGCCTTTCTCCTTGTGGTTCCTAATGTTGCAAGATTTATAAGACTCTTGCTTTTAAATGTATAAAGCCCTACCATTTGcattttaatgtgaatttttgttttattttggaaatgtttatcTAGAACAAAATTTGTGCTCTGAAATCAAGGGCTTTggtatttccttttcctccttgctTTGCCTCTGTTTCCATTCTATTGCTAAATGTTACTAATAGTATCTCATTGATTCTTTAGCTGGTGTTTTAAAAGTCTCAAATCATAAAAAGACTAGGGAAAACAGTGTCTGGTGTGATGCAGTCCAATCTGTAATAGATGACTGGTAAAGTCATGACTGTCTGAGTATGGGGAGCATGTCTGGTTAAGGACGCTTGATTCTTTTCTGTGGTAATTTTCCAGACCACTCTACCCTCTTACCCAAACTGTACCAAAAAGGTAATACTGATTGCATTCGAGTCTAACTAGAATAATAATAGGAAGAGTGGCTTTCATTTATTGAGTCTCTCTAAGTATTAGCCTCTGTGTCAAAATCCAAACGCTCCTAATAAAGCCTAATTCTTCTGACCTCCCTGAGCCATGTTATACGTCTTTGACAGGTGAGGAGCCTGGCCTTATGTTAAGAGGCTGGCCCAAGTTCACACAAACAATAGAAGCTGAAGCAAGGTTATCAGCCTAAGCCTGTCTGAGTCAAAAGCCTTGCCCTTAAACTCTTTTCCTATACAGCAAATGCCCCTTAtctgggggaaaagggagaagtgTGCATGCAttcgtgtgtgtgtatacatacatgcaaACAGATGTGAGCACTTTCAAGACGGAGAAAAGAACTTTGGCATAATCCCAATATTTTACTAGCATCCTGATGTGGACCACAGCCTTACATATTATAttacagaaagagaaatagaaccaGAAGAGACAGGGGTTGGAAAGCTTCCCATTATTTCAGTGCATGATGATGAGGTGCATCATTTAACCTCTGAATTCTTGATTTGTCTCTGCACATTAGAGGTTTAATTATCCATGTTAATGAAGGCAAACCAGATGTGAATAACTCCATAGAGCCAGTAACCTAAGGACGATTTCAGTGGCATTTAGCCATTTGTATGTGACTTGTTTGGGATagatttattttcctaaaatctgTTTGCCTGTCCCATGAGCAAAGATCAAAGTGGTTTATTGATAGGGgaatatttggcagttatttTTAGAGGGATAGCTTTTAAATCCACTTAAAAGCATAGTCTCAGACCTGCTGAcaccttttctttctctgaattcaTTTAGAACTTATGCTGTCAGGAGGATAAGAGATGccttcagagaaaataaaaatgtaaaggatCCTATAGAAATTCAAGCTCTAGTGAATAAAGCCAAAAGAGACCTTGGAGTAATCCGTCGACAGGTAAGAAGACTTCAGTGCTGTACTGTTTTTCATTAATGGCCTTCAACATTGACATTTTCCCCTTGATTGGACATCACTGATTTTGGTGTTTATGATTTACACAGACATAGAAAGATGAACTATCATATATTCGAATTCAAGgacaacataaaagaaaataccagTTTTTCAGAATTTCCAGGAACTAATCCTTCTGGGAAGCTGAGCTTTCATGGTTTCCTAAATGTTGATGCGTTCAGTGTGAGAGAATTCAAGATAATGACTGGTTTTCAATCTATATCTTTGTAAGATGTACCGCATGTGCATATGTGAACATATGTTGGAGTATAAATGTATTCTCcttttccaagtatttttttcATCAAAATTCAAGATGAGTAGTATGGGTGATGAACCTGAATTAAGTTGCCACATGGAAGGTCTGTCTGGATACAGATGGTAGAAAGCACAACTGCTTGGATGCTGACCCGTTATAGAACCCTGAaaggtgttttgttttcattctgtaCCAAGGATCATGCTTTTCTCACTCATAAAGTATTGGAGCATCTGGGGCAGCATGGTCTCCTAGGTGGTGTGATTCCTCTGCAGAAGGAATTCGAGTGTCACATGCTAAAGTAACCGATTGGTTTTTTCACTCTCTGAGAAAATTGCTCTTTTCACTGCTGTTCTTTACTTTAGCAGCAGTCACACCATAAGCTCCGTTTCAGCTGttatctgtttttcctttcttatttgcagTAAATTTGTTTGTAAAGTGCGGAGATGAATCACTTACCATTTTCAGAGTTCTGCCATATTGCTTTGTGAAGGCCTTCCTTGGTATACTCAGGAGATGAGTGCTTGGCTGACATTTCGTCAGATCTGATCTTTTCTTGACCCTTCTTGCCTGACTTGGAACAGAACTCAAACAGGAAACAACATTAAAAACTGTAGCTTGAATTTTATATCAAGATTAAGGCTGGTTTTATTGCCTACATAATGGAACATTCCCTTCCAGGATATTTCAAATTCTGGTAATCCTCCTTGAATTCTGCATTTATCTAGCAATAAAATAATTGTACCACATTCAGAAAGGCCTATGTAATGATTATTAACTAAAGGCATGAAAATATAATAGGGTAGTCAGAAAAAGTCTGGTCTGCGCATACACATGTACTTTGAGAGTGGCAGATAAATGAGTTGCCACTCTGGAATGGTGGCATTTTGCAGTTGAATTTCAAAGGATACATTAGCAGTAGAACTTAGAAAAGCAAACATCCTGAGTCTGTATTTTACATAAACTCAAAGATTCCATTTTATGTAGAAATTGGCAAGCATTCCCAAACCAGGCTGGTTTTTCTTTGGTATAAAATTGCTCAGAGTATAAAATGCTTAGAAAACAGTGCCTGTAAATAACCACTGCCACAATTTCTTGTGTTATATCTAATTTTCTGTGTCACATCTTGGTTTGAAATGTTATAACTACTCTTCCAAAAAAAGACCAGTGCTGAGGGATGACTCTCTGGTCGAATATTTGCCTggccatgcacaaggcccttagttcgaTTCGcagcaccataaataaataaataaataaacttaaacacacacacacatacacacacacacacacacacacacacaccagtctgGGCACTGAGCTACTATCCCCAGCAAATCCACACTGAAAAACTTAAGAGGAGCATCCTTGGAGCAGGTAGATAATAAGCAAGGTGAGAGTGCCTCCCTAGGACAGCCTTGCAACTGCACCATCCTGACAGGGATGCACCCTGCCTACTTCCAGGGGCAGGGCTTCCTTAATAACCTAGTAGAACAGCATGTTTTCACCACCTCAGAGAGGTCTGGCAAAAGACAGCATGCTCATTCCAGAGTAGAAATACTTAGCCAGCTGCCTCAGTAGCTGGCTGCTTTCT from Castor canadensis chromosome 8, mCasCan1.hap1v2, whole genome shotgun sequence carries:
- the Lyrm4 gene encoding LYR motif-containing protein 4 isoform X3, which translates into the protein MAASSRAQVLDLYRAMLRESKHFSAYNYRTYAVRRIRDAFRENKNVKDPIEIQALVNKAKRDLGVIRRQT